One segment of Desulfovibrio inopinatus DSM 10711 DNA contains the following:
- a CDS encoding ABC transporter ATP-binding protein, producing MNPANSDTSPIISIRGLTNRFGSHVVHESLDLDVQRGEILGVIGGSGTGKSVLLRTVIGLNHAAAGTITVLGKELSQISTIERIAIERQWGVLFQDGALYSSLTVTQNIQVPMREYFHLPQSLMDELAALKVSMVGLPADAGDKFPSELSGGMRKRAGLARAIALDPQIVFLDEPTAGLDPIGAAAFDQLIKDMQKTLGLTVFMVTHDLDSLNAICDRIAVLAEKRIYAIGDMAFMLKQDHPWIHEYFHGPRSRAAMSSLK from the coding sequence ATGAATCCAGCAAACTCCGACACCTCCCCGATCATCTCCATACGCGGTCTGACCAATCGTTTTGGTTCACATGTTGTCCATGAGAGTCTTGATCTCGATGTACAACGCGGTGAAATCCTCGGAGTCATTGGTGGATCAGGAACCGGTAAATCCGTTCTTTTACGCACCGTCATCGGGCTCAACCATGCTGCGGCCGGAACAATTACCGTTCTTGGCAAGGAACTTTCGCAAATCAGCACGATCGAACGTATTGCAATAGAACGCCAATGGGGGGTCCTTTTCCAGGACGGCGCGCTCTATTCTTCCTTAACCGTGACTCAAAACATTCAGGTCCCCATGCGCGAGTATTTTCACCTTCCACAATCGCTCATGGATGAATTGGCCGCGCTGAAAGTGAGTATGGTGGGGTTGCCGGCAGACGCCGGGGATAAATTTCCTTCCGAACTGTCGGGAGGTATGCGCAAACGCGCAGGGTTAGCGCGGGCCATTGCCTTGGATCCCCAAATTGTCTTTCTTGATGAACCGACAGCGGGCCTTGATCCTATTGGTGCAGCCGCATTTGACCAACTCATTAAAGACATGCAAAAAACACTTGGGTTGACTGTATTTATGGTCACTCACGATCTGGACTCCCTCAACGCAATCTGTGACCGCATCGCGGTTCTGGCTGAAAAACGTATCTACGCCATCGGAGACATGGCCTTCATGCTCAAACAGGACCACCCCTGGATTCACGAGTATTTTCACGGACCGCGATCTCGCGCTGCCATGAGTTCGCTTAAGTAA
- a CDS encoding MlaD family protein: METKANYVLIGAFTVLVALGAVVFILWTAKLRMDSNVKLYEIDFTGPVSGLTKAGDVFFNGIKVGQVKDIKIDPTDPTKVKVYISIAGDTPVREDSVAKLELQGITGVSAIQISGGTKESPLLFPKHEDEIPTIQSARSDLQKVFESLPQIMTKASKLLDRINMLVDADNRKSVASILNNIESITQTLAQKDTQLSDIINNIHTVTEELAKASKRIDPIMNNVEVAVDQTKQTMTNANALVKNDIKMIAEHLAKLIDRVDGLVKDVSPDITAFSGEGLPNLNRLLVDARSLLDNLQRITQSLDNDPDRFLFGNRFPEYKAQ; encoded by the coding sequence ATGGAAACCAAAGCCAACTATGTCCTCATCGGGGCCTTTACGGTCCTTGTCGCGCTGGGAGCCGTCGTGTTCATTCTGTGGACGGCAAAACTTCGCATGGACTCCAACGTCAAGCTCTATGAAATCGATTTTACCGGTCCGGTATCCGGACTCACCAAAGCGGGCGATGTCTTTTTCAACGGAATCAAAGTAGGCCAAGTCAAGGATATAAAAATAGACCCAACCGACCCAACAAAAGTCAAAGTTTATATTTCCATTGCCGGCGATACCCCGGTTCGTGAAGATTCCGTGGCTAAATTAGAACTTCAAGGCATTACCGGTGTTTCAGCTATTCAAATTTCCGGAGGCACCAAAGAAAGCCCCCTCTTATTTCCGAAGCATGAAGACGAGATACCAACTATCCAGTCGGCTCGCTCGGACCTGCAGAAGGTCTTTGAGAGCTTACCGCAAATCATGACCAAAGCGTCCAAGCTACTTGATCGCATCAATATGCTTGTTGACGCAGACAATCGCAAGTCCGTTGCCTCTATTTTAAATAATATTGAATCCATTACCCAGACACTGGCGCAAAAGGACACACAACTGAGCGATATTATCAATAATATCCATACAGTTACCGAGGAATTGGCCAAAGCATCCAAACGTATTGATCCTATTATGAACAATGTGGAAGTCGCAGTTGATCAGACCAAACAAACCATGACCAATGCCAACGCACTCGTCAAAAACGATATCAAAATGATTGCCGAACATCTCGCGAAACTCATTGATCGTGTTGACGGACTGGTCAAGGATGTGAGTCCGGATATTACGGCATTTTCCGGTGAAGGGTTGCCCAATCTCAACCGTTTACTTGTCGATGCCAGAAGCCTTTTGGATAATTTGCAACGCATTACGCAAAGTCTGGACAACGATCCTGATCGCTTTCTTTTCGGTAACCGCTTTCCGGAGTATAAAGCGCAATGA
- a CDS encoding ABC-type transport auxiliary lipoprotein family protein: MKFLSTLPIPNAVIPILRLFLLCCLCVGGGCTFLKPGPAPDVYGLMAQSEFPSNLPTLNTRLLIDEPSAVLALNNNRIAVKTTAFNYRYLGKARWMDRAPAMVQALLLRSFQNTNAIMSVEDVAVGYTQDYELSPELWDFQAEVYDGTPHVTIRLVGRILDRKQGRILALKTFTATQTMPPGSATDSADVLVPAFNAALSIILQETVVWTIDTLATLSQTETD, translated from the coding sequence ATGAAATTCCTTTCGACACTCCCGATACCGAACGCAGTAATACCGATTCTGCGTCTTTTTCTCTTGTGCTGTTTGTGCGTTGGCGGCGGCTGCACGTTCCTCAAACCTGGACCAGCTCCTGATGTTTACGGTCTGATGGCTCAATCGGAGTTCCCGAGTAACCTCCCCACGCTGAATACCCGTTTACTCATTGATGAACCTTCCGCCGTCCTTGCCTTGAATAATAACCGTATCGCTGTCAAAACCACAGCATTCAACTATCGGTATCTAGGCAAAGCTCGCTGGATGGATCGAGCACCGGCAATGGTGCAGGCTCTGCTCTTACGATCTTTTCAGAATACAAATGCTATCATGTCTGTCGAAGACGTGGCCGTGGGATATACCCAGGATTATGAACTCTCGCCGGAATTGTGGGACTTTCAGGCCGAAGTCTATGACGGAACTCCGCACGTGACCATCCGTCTTGTCGGTCGAATCCTTGATCGAAAACAAGGGCGTATTCTTGCCCTGAAAACATTCACCGCCACACAGACAATGCCACCTGGCTCTGCCACGGATTCTGCCGACGTGCTGGTTCCGGCATTCAACGCGGCGTTGTCCATAATTTTACAGGAAACCGTTGTCTGGACTATAGATACACTCGCAACGCTGTCCCAAACCGAGACCGATTAA